From Actinoplanes oblitus, a single genomic window includes:
- a CDS encoding fumarate reductase/succinate dehydrogenase flavoprotein subunit, with protein MTETDFWKEGDPVVDKAAPDGPIETRWERRKFAAKLVNPANRRKMTVIVVGTGLAGGSAAATLAEQGYRVKSYCYQDSPRRAHSIAAQGGINAAKNYRNDGDSVYRLFYDTVKGGDFRARESNVYRLAQESVNIIDQAVAQGVPFAREYGGLLDNRSFGGTQVSRTFYARGQTGQQLLLGAYQALERQIGLGNVEMNARHEMLELIIVDGKARGIVVRDMVTGEISTEFADAVVLASGGYGNVFFLSTNAKGCNVTASWRAHRKGALFANPCYTQIHPTCIPESGSHQSKLTLMSESLRNDGRVWVPKAQKDTRRPADIPEDERDYYLERIYPAFGNLVPRDIASRAAKNVCDEGRGVGPGGLGVYLDFADAISRLGRKAVEAKYGNLFEMYQRITGEDPYETPMRIYPAVHYTMGGLWVDYDLQSTIPGLFVVGEANFSDHGANRLGASALMQGLADGYFVLPNTINNYLAAGPFKKVSAADAEVVEARKQVEDRIEKFLSIDGDRTVDSFHRELGHIMWEYCGMERTEEGLTKAIGLIRALKEEFWARVKVPGKGEELNQNLEKAGRVADFIELGELMCIDALHRRESCGGHFRAESQTPDGEALRHDDEFGYAAAWEYFGADGKPTLHKEELVFEYVHPSTRSYK; from the coding sequence ATGACTGAGACGGATTTCTGGAAAGAGGGCGACCCGGTCGTCGACAAGGCCGCCCCGGACGGCCCGATCGAGACCCGCTGGGAGCGCCGCAAGTTCGCCGCCAAGCTGGTCAACCCGGCGAACCGCCGCAAGATGACGGTCATCGTGGTGGGCACCGGCCTGGCCGGCGGCTCCGCGGCCGCGACGCTCGCCGAGCAGGGTTACCGCGTCAAGTCGTACTGCTACCAGGACAGCCCGCGGCGCGCGCACTCGATCGCCGCGCAGGGCGGTATCAACGCCGCGAAGAACTACCGCAACGACGGTGACTCCGTCTACCGGCTCTTCTACGACACGGTCAAGGGCGGCGACTTCCGCGCCCGCGAGTCCAACGTGTACCGGCTGGCCCAGGAGTCGGTGAACATCATCGACCAGGCCGTGGCGCAGGGCGTCCCGTTCGCCCGCGAGTACGGCGGCCTGCTCGACAACCGCTCGTTCGGCGGCACCCAGGTGTCCCGGACCTTCTACGCCCGGGGCCAGACGGGCCAGCAGCTGCTGCTCGGCGCCTACCAGGCCCTGGAGCGGCAGATCGGCCTCGGCAACGTCGAGATGAACGCCCGGCACGAGATGCTCGAGCTGATCATCGTGGACGGCAAGGCCCGCGGCATCGTCGTGCGGGACATGGTCACCGGCGAGATCAGCACCGAGTTCGCGGACGCCGTGGTGCTCGCCTCCGGCGGGTACGGCAACGTCTTCTTCCTCTCCACCAACGCCAAGGGCTGCAACGTCACGGCGTCGTGGCGGGCGCACCGCAAGGGCGCGCTGTTCGCGAACCCCTGCTACACGCAGATCCACCCGACCTGCATCCCGGAGTCCGGCTCGCACCAGTCGAAGCTGACCCTGATGTCCGAGTCGCTGCGCAACGACGGCCGGGTCTGGGTGCCGAAGGCGCAGAAGGACACCCGCCGCCCGGCGGACATCCCGGAGGACGAGCGCGACTACTACCTGGAGCGCATCTACCCGGCGTTCGGCAACCTGGTGCCCCGCGACATCGCGTCCCGGGCCGCCAAGAACGTCTGCGACGAGGGCCGCGGCGTCGGCCCCGGCGGTCTCGGCGTCTACCTGGACTTCGCGGACGCGATCAGCCGGCTGGGCCGCAAGGCCGTCGAGGCGAAGTACGGCAACCTCTTCGAGATGTACCAGCGCATCACCGGCGAGGACCCGTACGAGACGCCGATGCGCATCTACCCGGCCGTGCACTACACGATGGGTGGCCTCTGGGTCGACTACGACCTGCAGTCCACCATCCCCGGCCTGTTCGTGGTGGGCGAGGCGAACTTCTCCGACCACGGCGCCAACCGCCTCGGCGCGTCCGCGCTGATGCAGGGCCTGGCCGACGGCTACTTCGTGCTGCCGAACACGATCAACAACTACCTGGCGGCCGGCCCGTTCAAGAAGGTCTCGGCGGCCGACGCCGAGGTCGTCGAGGCCCGCAAGCAGGTCGAGGACCGGATCGAGAAGTTCCTGTCCATCGACGGCGACCGGACCGTCGACTCGTTCCACCGCGAGCTCGGCCACATCATGTGGGAGTACTGCGGCATGGAGCGCACCGAGGAGGGCCTGACCAAGGCGATCGGCCTGATCCGGGCACTCAAGGAGGAGTTCTGGGCCCGGGTCAAGGTTCCCGGCAAGGGCGAGGAGCTCAACCAGAACCTGGAGAAGGCCGGCCGGGTCGCCGACTTCATCGAGCTCGGTGAGCTGATGTGCATCGACGCGCTGCACCGGCGGGAGTCCTGCGGCGGTCACTTCCGGGCCGAGTCGCAGACCCCGGACGGCGAGGCGCTGCGCCACGACGACGAGTTCGGCTACGCCGCGGCGTGGGAGTACTTCGGCGCCGACGGCAAGCCGACCCTGCACAAGGAAGAACTCGTTTTCGAGTACGTCCACCCGAGCACGCGGAGTTACAAGTAA
- a CDS encoding succinate dehydrogenase cytochrome b subunit: MAVSGILLVLFLFAHMAGNLKIFLGATDFDHYAHWLRSIGTPLLPDTWYLWIQRTVLTVAVLAHIYTAAVLTVRARKARPVKYAHRPKVQGSYAARTMRWGGVIVLLFIIYHILDLTTGNLNPHADKAHPYANVVADFAPERWYVTAFYTLAIVAVGFHLAHGIFSAARTLGQQTMKGQRRAKYIAIALSLVLVVGYLSVPFAVLTGLVD, translated from the coding sequence ATGGCCGTCAGCGGCATCCTGCTGGTGCTCTTCCTTTTCGCGCACATGGCCGGCAACCTCAAGATCTTCTTGGGTGCCACCGACTTCGACCACTACGCGCACTGGCTGCGGTCGATCGGCACGCCCCTGCTGCCGGACACCTGGTACCTCTGGATCCAGCGCACCGTGCTGACCGTCGCGGTGCTCGCGCACATCTACACCGCGGCCGTGCTGACCGTCCGGGCCCGCAAGGCCCGCCCGGTCAAGTACGCGCACCGGCCCAAGGTCCAGGGCAGTTACGCCGCCCGCACCATGCGCTGGGGTGGCGTGATCGTCCTGCTCTTCATCATTTACCACATCCTGGACCTGACCACGGGGAACCTGAACCCCCACGCGGACAAGGCCCACCCGTACGCCAACGTGGTCGCCGACTTCGCGCCCGAGCGCTGGTACGTGACGGCCTTCTACACGCTGGCGATCGTGGCCGTCGGGTTCCACCTGGCGCACGGCATCTTCAGCGCGGCCCGGACGCTGGGCCAGCAGACCATGAAGGGCCAGCGCCGCGCGAAGTACATCGCGATCGCGCTGTCGCTCGTGCTGGTCGTGGGGTACCTCTCGGTGCCGTTCGCGGTACTGACCGGATTGGTGGACTGA
- a CDS encoding LysR family transcriptional regulator — translation MTVQLQQLRYFLAVVETRHFTQAADILGVSQPTLSKQIHTLEASLGAPLFERMRGAVTLTVAGETLLPMAQRIVADADAAREAVQDIVGLRRGEVRLGATPSLCSSLVPAVLRTFRADHPGVTLHVSEGSSQDLNAGLLAHTLDLALIVAPEQGIDPALDATEVLRESLVVASVADGPPPTVGRQLELAELRHTPMVMFREGYDIREVTLHACERAGFTPKFAVEGGEMDAVLAFVEAGLGVALVPSMVLANRPLLRATPLAPPGMRRTIALAQRRAAVLPHAAAALRDVVLEHIASGRLPYGVRAL, via the coding sequence ATTACGGTGCAGCTGCAACAACTCAGGTACTTCCTAGCAGTGGTAGAAACCCGGCATTTCACCCAAGCGGCGGACATTCTGGGGGTTTCGCAGCCTACGTTGAGTAAGCAGATTCACACCCTCGAAGCGTCCCTGGGCGCCCCCCTCTTCGAGCGGATGCGCGGCGCGGTGACCCTCACCGTGGCCGGCGAGACCCTGCTGCCGATGGCCCAGCGGATCGTCGCGGACGCGGACGCGGCCCGCGAGGCGGTGCAGGACATCGTCGGCCTGCGCCGCGGCGAGGTTCGCCTGGGCGCCACCCCGAGCCTCTGCTCCTCGCTGGTCCCGGCCGTGCTGCGCACCTTCCGGGCCGACCATCCGGGGGTGACCCTGCACGTCAGCGAGGGCAGCTCGCAGGACCTGAACGCCGGCCTGCTGGCGCACACCCTGGACCTGGCCCTGATCGTGGCGCCCGAGCAGGGCATCGACCCGGCGCTGGACGCCACCGAGGTGCTCCGGGAGAGCCTGGTGGTGGCCTCGGTCGCGGACGGGCCGCCGCCGACGGTGGGGCGGCAGCTCGAACTCGCCGAGCTGCGGCACACCCCGATGGTGATGTTCCGGGAGGGCTACGACATCCGCGAGGTCACCCTGCACGCCTGCGAGCGGGCCGGCTTCACCCCGAAGTTCGCCGTCGAGGGCGGCGAGATGGACGCGGTGCTGGCCTTCGTCGAGGCCGGGCTCGGGGTGGCCCTGGTGCCCAGCATGGTCCTGGCGAACCGGCCGCTGCTGCGCGCCACGCCGCTGGCGCCGCCCGGCATGCGCCGGACCATCGCGCTGGCCCAGCGCCGGGCCGCGGTGCTGCCGCACGCGGCCGCCGCGCTGCGCGATGTGGTGCTGGAGCACATCGCCTCGGGTCGCCTTCCGTACGGCGTACGCGCCCTCTGA
- a CDS encoding class I SAM-dependent methyltransferase, translating into MWHGEFRDPRLVEVYDAECPWGWDDDFFMAVLAERSAHRVVDLGCGTGRLAIAMAGAGHQVTGVDPAAAALAAARRKEGGNRVRWLCGSVEQLPARSYDAAFMTSHVAQSFVDDEEWDAVLRGLRRALVPEGRLIFDSQDPAERPWELWNPDDSWRTVVLGDGTVVEAWSEAEETAEGIVHVTQRYRFPDGRSLADSATLRFRTEPELRDSLREAGFRVDRIYGGWGREPVGLSGDGEFIVIAVATPRLMS; encoded by the coding sequence GTGTGGCATGGCGAGTTCCGTGACCCCCGGCTGGTCGAGGTCTACGACGCCGAGTGTCCCTGGGGCTGGGACGACGACTTCTTCATGGCCGTGCTCGCCGAGCGGTCCGCGCATCGGGTGGTCGACCTCGGCTGCGGCACCGGCCGGCTCGCCATCGCCATGGCCGGCGCGGGTCACCAGGTCACCGGCGTCGACCCGGCGGCCGCCGCGCTCGCCGCGGCCCGGCGCAAGGAGGGCGGCAACCGGGTCCGGTGGCTGTGCGGCTCGGTCGAGCAGCTGCCCGCCCGGTCCTACGACGCCGCGTTCATGACCAGCCACGTGGCGCAGTCCTTCGTGGACGACGAGGAGTGGGACGCGGTGCTGCGCGGGCTGCGCCGGGCGCTCGTCCCGGAGGGGCGGCTGATCTTCGACAGTCAGGACCCGGCCGAGCGGCCGTGGGAGCTGTGGAACCCGGACGACTCGTGGCGCACCGTGGTGCTCGGCGACGGCACCGTGGTGGAGGCGTGGAGCGAGGCCGAGGAGACCGCCGAGGGCATCGTGCACGTCACGCAGCGCTACCGGTTCCCCGACGGGCGGAGCCTGGCCGACTCGGCAACGCTGCGTTTCCGTACCGAGCCGGAGCTGCGGGACTCGCTGCGCGAGGCGGGCTTCCGGGTGGACCGGATCTACGGCGGCTGGGGACGCGAACCGGTCGGGCTCAGCGGCGACGGCGAGTTCATCGTGATCGCCGTCGCGACGCCCCGGCTGATGTCGTAG
- a CDS encoding substrate-binding domain-containing protein: MPDNEWPDPRLPYPEPAPGRSRAVLAAAVVVLVLLAAGGLAWRLMSNQAGTPVAEPSAAPSSAPRQTARPCPDPKLRVAAAPEIAPVIQRAATTLSQAGQRCSEVAVQAVEPGAVLAAKAQPDVWIPSSSVWLAAARARGRTWTTTGTPLAWSPLVITGPEAIGRLFAPDGRTSWAGLAQGAADGRVPAVRMPDPLLTTTGLLGVHAVRQAIARVTPDDGIATLQALTLRSRLENASADPADILAQLSRATDDTAASYQIGVFPATEQQLTAYQKGGHRVRLVGGPPVDGLVDADYPYATRKGVPAELSKRLRAAITTAALTEAGFRDAATKGALTLPADPEALLGPARQWSGYKSVAFQVLLLVDGSGSMNEKITDRAGHTVTKAALLRQSGATASRLFGEDTSLGMWLFGTSGPTGPAHVEEVSFGPLAGSADGKNRRQQLAAKISSYQPVANAGTPLYQTVLDGVQEMRGRAKPDTATVVVVLTDGSDGGTRFTMSQADFLKRLQAGADPARPVPVIAVGFGPGANLPALQAMAKVTGGRAIAAKNPADLASGIAQAFVAAHGSA, translated from the coding sequence ATGCCCGACAACGAGTGGCCCGACCCACGCCTGCCCTACCCGGAACCGGCCCCGGGCCGCAGCCGTGCGGTGCTGGCGGCGGCCGTGGTGGTCCTGGTCCTGCTGGCCGCCGGCGGGCTCGCCTGGCGACTGATGAGCAACCAGGCCGGCACTCCGGTCGCCGAGCCGAGCGCGGCGCCGTCGTCCGCACCGCGGCAGACCGCCCGCCCGTGCCCCGACCCGAAACTGCGGGTCGCCGCGGCCCCGGAGATCGCGCCGGTGATCCAGCGGGCGGCCACCACCCTCAGCCAGGCCGGGCAGCGCTGCTCCGAGGTCGCGGTGCAGGCGGTCGAGCCGGGCGCGGTGCTCGCCGCCAAGGCGCAGCCGGACGTCTGGATCCCGTCGAGCAGCGTCTGGCTGGCCGCGGCGCGGGCCCGGGGTCGCACCTGGACCACCACCGGCACGCCGCTGGCCTGGTCGCCCCTGGTGATCACCGGGCCGGAGGCGATCGGCCGGCTGTTCGCGCCGGACGGCAGGACCTCCTGGGCCGGGCTGGCGCAGGGCGCCGCCGACGGGCGGGTGCCGGCCGTCCGGATGCCCGATCCGCTGCTCACCACCACCGGCCTGCTCGGCGTCCACGCGGTGCGCCAGGCGATCGCAAGGGTCACCCCGGATGACGGGATCGCCACCCTGCAGGCGCTCACCCTGCGCAGCCGGCTGGAGAACGCCAGCGCCGACCCGGCGGACATCCTGGCCCAGCTGTCCCGGGCCACCGACGACACCGCGGCCAGCTACCAGATCGGTGTCTTCCCGGCCACCGAGCAGCAGCTCACGGCATATCAGAAAGGCGGGCACCGGGTCCGCCTGGTCGGCGGGCCGCCGGTCGACGGCCTGGTCGACGCGGACTATCCGTACGCCACTCGCAAGGGCGTGCCGGCCGAGCTGAGCAAGCGGCTGCGGGCGGCGATCACCACGGCGGCGCTCACCGAGGCCGGGTTCCGGGACGCCGCCACCAAGGGGGCGCTGACCCTGCCGGCCGATCCGGAGGCGCTGCTCGGCCCGGCCCGGCAGTGGTCCGGCTACAAGTCGGTGGCGTTCCAGGTGCTGCTGCTGGTCGACGGGTCCGGCTCGATGAACGAGAAGATCACCGACCGGGCCGGGCACACCGTCACCAAGGCCGCCCTGCTGCGCCAGTCGGGTGCCACCGCGTCCCGGCTGTTCGGCGAGGACACCAGCCTGGGCATGTGGTTGTTCGGCACGTCCGGGCCGACCGGTCCGGCACACGTCGAGGAGGTGTCGTTCGGACCGCTGGCCGGGTCCGCCGACGGGAAGAACCGCAGGCAGCAGCTGGCCGCGAAGATCAGCTCCTACCAGCCGGTGGCGAACGCGGGGACGCCGCTCTACCAGACCGTGCTGGACGGGGTCCAGGAGATGCGCGGCCGGGCCAAGCCGGACACGGCGACAGTCGTCGTGGTGCTCACCGACGGGTCGGACGGCGGGACCAGGTTCACGATGTCCCAGGCGGACTTCCTGAAGAGGCTGCAGGCCGGTGCGGACCCGGCCCGGCCGGTCCCGGTGATCGCGGTCGGCTTCGGCCCGGGCGCGAACCTGCCGGCGCTGCAGGCCATGGCCAAGGTCACCGGCGGCCGCGCCATCGCCGCCAAGAACCCCGCCGACCTGGCCTCCGGCATCGCTCAGGCCTTCGTCGCCGCCCACGGCAGTGCTTGA
- a CDS encoding phytoene desaturase family protein — translation MSEIVVIGAGVGGLAAAIRLAEAGHRVTVHERSGTVGGKLATYHRDGFRFDTGPSLLTLPGVFAELGLDLRPEPLDPVVRHFFPDGTVLDSAAGHDVFLSRIAATLGTGAAGDWARFWRRAERIWRASWESVLQRPITAGSLARLSWRLPDLAAIAPGRTLRSLGRQYLRDPRLRMLLDRYATYTGADPRRAPAALAAIPYAELTHGGWYLPGGLGSLAEALRARCDQVGVRVELGSPVTAIDAGRRVHGVRLAGGTRVPADVVVSNVDASTLYRDLLPTPSRLATLADRSLAGFVLLLGVRGDTPELAHHNVFFPRDYDAEFDAVFGAPGRRARPAGDPTVFVTRAPDPTVHPAGHEAWFVLVNAARQGTDWSAVDWRRPGLPEAYRDRVLAVLAERGLDVRERLLFAEIRTPADLAEATAAPGGTIYGTAGGLLRPANRAPVDGLFLVGGSTHPGGGLPMVTLSAKIVADQIGTAR, via the coding sequence ATGAGTGAGATCGTGGTGATCGGGGCCGGTGTCGGCGGCCTGGCCGCGGCCATCCGCCTGGCCGAGGCCGGCCATCGCGTCACCGTCCACGAGCGGTCCGGCACGGTCGGCGGCAAGCTCGCCACCTATCACCGGGACGGTTTCCGCTTCGACACCGGACCGAGCCTGCTCACCCTGCCCGGCGTCTTCGCCGAGCTCGGGCTCGACCTGCGTCCCGAGCCGCTGGACCCGGTCGTCCGCCACTTCTTCCCGGACGGCACGGTCCTCGACTCCGCGGCCGGTCACGACGTCTTCCTGAGCCGGATCGCGGCGACGCTGGGCACCGGCGCCGCCGGTGACTGGGCCCGGTTCTGGCGCCGCGCCGAGCGCATCTGGCGGGCGTCCTGGGAGTCGGTACTGCAGCGCCCGATCACCGCCGGCTCGCTGGCCCGGCTCTCCTGGCGGCTGCCCGACCTGGCCGCCATCGCCCCGGGCCGCACGCTGCGCTCGCTGGGCCGGCAGTACCTGCGCGATCCGCGCCTGCGGATGCTGCTGGACCGGTACGCCACCTACACCGGCGCCGACCCCCGCCGCGCGCCGGCGGCGCTCGCCGCGATCCCCTATGCCGAGCTGACGCACGGTGGCTGGTACCTGCCGGGCGGTCTCGGCTCGCTCGCCGAGGCGCTGCGCGCCCGGTGCGATCAAGTGGGGGTACGCGTGGAGCTCGGTTCCCCGGTGACCGCCATCGACGCCGGCCGCCGCGTGCACGGTGTCCGCCTCGCCGGCGGCACCCGGGTGCCGGCCGACGTCGTGGTGTCCAACGTGGACGCCAGCACGCTCTACCGTGACCTGCTGCCCACCCCGTCCCGGCTGGCCACGCTCGCCGACCGCAGCCTCGCCGGTTTCGTGCTGCTGCTCGGCGTCCGCGGCGACACCCCGGAGCTGGCCCACCACAACGTCTTCTTCCCGCGCGACTACGACGCCGAGTTCGACGCGGTGTTCGGCGCACCGGGGCGGCGCGCCCGCCCGGCCGGCGATCCCACGGTGTTCGTCACCCGGGCCCCGGATCCCACGGTCCATCCGGCCGGGCACGAGGCGTGGTTCGTGCTGGTCAACGCGGCACGTCAGGGCACCGACTGGTCCGCTGTGGACTGGCGACGGCCGGGACTGCCGGAGGCGTACCGGGACCGGGTGCTCGCGGTGCTGGCCGAGCGCGGGCTCGACGTACGGGAAAGGCTCTTGTTCGCGGAGATCCGGACCCCGGCGGACCTGGCCGAAGCGACCGCCGCACCCGGCGGCACGATCTACGGCACCGCCGGCGGCCTGCTGCGGCCGGCGAACCGCGCCCCGGTCGACGGCCTGTTCCTGGTCGGCGGCTCCACGCACCCGGGCGGCGGCCTCCCGATGGTCACCCTCTCCGCCAAGATCGTCGCCGACCAGATCGGCACGGCCCGATGA
- a CDS encoding glycosyltransferase, whose protein sequence is MTLLLLLPLLLLTLHTAVNARLLRRPHRGATTGERVAVLLPLRDEAARVTPCLRSLLAQRGVPDLTVHVLDDGSTDGTADVVRALAGDRVRLHTGAPLPAGWLGKPHACHQLAGLAGDVDVLVLVDADVVLAPDAVAGAVDLLRRSGTGLLSPYPKIVGSGRLVQPLLQWSWLTFLPLRGMERSPRPSLAAAGGQWLVLDRAAYLRAGGHAAVRTEILEDIALARAVKRSGCRIALADGSRLATCRMYDSWRELADGYAKSLWASFGSAAGAAAVVVLLLLLYVLPPLALPIAPGTALLAYLLGVTGRLITARATGGRALPDALAHPLSVVLFAVLIARSFHRRRRNRLSWRGRPIRSEIAE, encoded by the coding sequence ATGACGCTTCTCCTCTTGCTGCCGTTGCTGCTGCTCACCCTGCACACCGCGGTGAACGCGCGCCTGCTGCGCCGCCCGCACCGGGGCGCCACCACCGGCGAACGGGTCGCGGTGCTGCTCCCGCTGCGCGACGAGGCCGCCCGGGTCACGCCCTGCCTGCGCTCGCTGCTCGCCCAGCGCGGGGTGCCGGACCTGACGGTGCACGTCCTCGACGACGGCTCCACCGACGGCACCGCCGACGTGGTCCGCGCCCTGGCCGGCGACCGGGTGCGGCTGCACACCGGCGCGCCCCTGCCGGCCGGCTGGCTCGGCAAGCCGCACGCCTGCCACCAGCTCGCCGGACTCGCCGGTGACGTGGACGTGCTGGTCCTCGTGGACGCGGATGTGGTGCTCGCGCCGGACGCCGTGGCCGGAGCCGTCGATCTGCTCCGGCGCAGCGGGACGGGACTGCTCAGCCCGTACCCCAAAATCGTCGGATCCGGACGTCTGGTGCAACCGCTCCTGCAGTGGTCCTGGCTGACCTTCCTGCCGCTGCGCGGCATGGAACGCTCGCCGCGGCCGTCGCTGGCCGCGGCCGGCGGCCAGTGGCTGGTCCTGGACCGGGCCGCCTACCTGCGGGCCGGTGGGCACGCCGCGGTCCGCACCGAGATCCTGGAGGACATCGCCCTGGCCCGCGCGGTGAAGCGGTCCGGCTGCCGGATCGCGCTGGCCGACGGCTCCCGCCTGGCCACCTGCCGGATGTACGACTCCTGGCGGGAACTGGCCGACGGCTACGCCAAGTCCCTGTGGGCGTCGTTCGGGTCCGCCGCCGGCGCGGCCGCCGTCGTGGTCCTGCTCCTTCTGCTGTACGTCCTCCCGCCGCTCGCCCTGCCGATCGCGCCGGGCACCGCCCTGCTCGCCTACCTGCTCGGCGTCACCGGCCGCCTGATCACCGCGCGTGCCACCGGCGGCCGCGCCCTGCCGGACGCCCTGGCCCATCCGCTCTCCGTCGTCCTGTTCGCCGTCCTGATCGCCCGTTCCTTCCACCGGCGACGCCGCAACCGCCTGTCCTGGCGCGGCCGCCCCATCCGATCGGAGATCGCCGAATGA
- a CDS encoding carotenoid biosynthesis protein, with translation MYRRLSWGLLAALVLAQISYPLTGGDLRARLTVLTVLLGVAFSVSHALLARGPRAAAALVLTATLGGFAVEAIGVATGFPFGFYEYSGRLGPRLLDVPLIIPLAWTWMAWPAWLAALRVARRRAARIAVAAAGLAAWDVFLDPQMIAEDYWRWRDPAPALPGVPGVPLSNYLGWIGFAVLLMIALAAAAGRATAGPQPSDMPALALWVWTYASSVLAHAVFLGLPASAAWGAVLMGAAVLPLLPRLPRLRIAR, from the coding sequence GTGTACCGACGGCTGTCCTGGGGCCTGCTCGCCGCCCTGGTCCTGGCGCAGATCAGCTATCCGCTCACCGGAGGTGACCTCCGGGCCCGGCTGACCGTGCTGACCGTGCTGCTCGGGGTGGCCTTCTCGGTCTCGCACGCACTGCTGGCCCGTGGCCCGCGAGCGGCCGCCGCGCTGGTGCTGACCGCGACGCTGGGCGGGTTCGCGGTCGAGGCGATCGGCGTGGCCACCGGCTTCCCGTTCGGCTTCTACGAGTACTCCGGCCGGCTCGGGCCGCGCCTCCTCGACGTACCGTTGATCATCCCGCTGGCCTGGACCTGGATGGCCTGGCCGGCCTGGCTGGCGGCGTTGCGGGTGGCGCGCCGGCGGGCGGCCCGGATCGCTGTCGCGGCCGCCGGCCTGGCCGCCTGGGACGTCTTCCTGGATCCGCAGATGATCGCCGAGGACTACTGGCGCTGGCGGGACCCGGCACCGGCGCTGCCCGGCGTGCCCGGGGTCCCGCTCAGCAACTATCTGGGCTGGATCGGGTTCGCCGTGCTGCTGATGATCGCGCTGGCGGCCGCCGCGGGCCGGGCCACCGCCGGTCCGCAGCCGTCGGACATGCCCGCGCTGGCCCTGTGGGTGTGGACCTACGCTTCGTCGGTGCTCGCCCACGCCGTCTTCCTGGGGCTTCCCGCCTCGGCCGCCTGGGGCGCGGTCCTGATGGGTGCCGCCGTCCTGCCCCTGCTGCCCCGGCTGCCCCGGCTGCGCATCGCCCGATGA
- a CDS encoding GNAT family N-acetyltransferase → MRLVAWQPDDLLRRLDDVVAVYGEAMGYRQELLQTRRGYIGSHVRRPGFRAVATLTTDGRVMGFGYGYTSAAGQWWHDQVRYALGEPARRQWLADCFEVVELHVRPAAQGHGVGARQLRALLAMAKGTTVLLSTPEADEQVSRAWRLYRRYGFTDVLRHFYFPGDERAFAVLGRELPLAERPVEDAPGMAGA, encoded by the coding sequence ATGAGGCTTGTGGCGTGGCAGCCGGACGACCTGCTGCGGCGGCTCGACGACGTGGTCGCGGTCTACGGCGAGGCGATGGGCTACCGCCAGGAGCTGCTCCAGACCCGCCGGGGGTACATCGGGTCGCACGTGCGCCGGCCCGGCTTCCGGGCGGTGGCCACGCTGACCACCGACGGCCGGGTGATGGGTTTCGGGTACGGCTACACCTCCGCCGCCGGCCAGTGGTGGCACGACCAGGTGCGGTACGCGCTCGGCGAACCGGCCCGCCGGCAGTGGCTGGCCGACTGCTTCGAGGTGGTCGAGCTGCACGTGCGCCCGGCCGCCCAGGGCCACGGGGTCGGTGCCCGGCAGCTGCGCGCCCTGCTCGCCATGGCCAAGGGCACGACCGTGCTGCTCTCCACCCCGGAGGCCGACGAGCAGGTGTCCCGCGCCTGGCGGCTGTACCGGCGTTACGGGTTCACCGACGTGCTGCGGCACTTCTACTTCCCGGGTGACGAGCGGGCGTTCGCCGTGCTGGGCCGGGAGCTGCCGCTCGCCGAGCGCCCGGTGGAGGACGCGCCCGGCATGGCCGGCGCCTGA
- a CDS encoding monooxygenase has product MNRDRPGPGVTDVALHVWRVPRHAVGSAMLRMAFARRHLSGLRFGKFLGTGTGTTFGPGDADLTRWAALTVSDTPVRFPTWDRIATGHARIDLEPLISRGTWSGRTPFVPTGRRHDGMVLALTRARLRPSRALRFWRAVPAVAGEVAAAPGLLARFGVGEAPLGWQGTVSVWRDAADLTAFAYRQPGHRTAIARTPADRWYAEELFARFAVHGISGDRSVLGWAEGRERT; this is encoded by the coding sequence ATGAACCGCGACCGGCCCGGCCCGGGGGTGACCGACGTCGCCCTGCACGTCTGGCGGGTGCCCCGCCACGCGGTCGGCTCGGCGATGCTGCGCATGGCCTTCGCCCGCCGGCACCTGTCCGGCCTGCGGTTCGGCAAGTTCCTCGGCACCGGGACCGGCACCACCTTCGGCCCCGGCGACGCCGACCTGACCAGGTGGGCGGCGCTCACGGTGAGCGACACCCCGGTACGTTTCCCCACCTGGGACCGGATCGCCACGGGTCACGCCCGGATCGACCTGGAGCCGCTGATCAGCCGGGGCACCTGGTCGGGCCGCACCCCGTTCGTCCCGACCGGCCGCCGGCACGACGGCATGGTGCTCGCGCTGACCCGGGCCCGGCTGCGCCCGTCCCGCGCGCTCCGGTTCTGGCGGGCCGTCCCGGCGGTGGCCGGCGAGGTGGCCGCCGCGCCCGGGCTGCTCGCCCGGTTCGGGGTCGGCGAGGCGCCGCTCGGCTGGCAGGGCACGGTCAGCGTGTGGCGCGACGCGGCGGATCTGACCGCGTTCGCGTACCGTCAGCCGGGACACCGTACGGCGATCGCCCGGACCCCGGCCGACCGCTGGTATGCCGAGGAGCTGTTCGCCCGCTTCGCGGTGCACGGGATCAGCGGCGACCGGTCCGTGCTGGGCTGGGCCGAGGGACGGGAGCGTACGTAA